In Haloplanus rubicundus, one DNA window encodes the following:
- a CDS encoding prenyltransferase: MTAAAARYLLKLSRPRFWLYLAGPVAVGVVYAAASTADLFTPTTLTLFAYFLLPANVLLYGVNDVFDVDVDAENPKKEGREVRYGGDRLVPVAVVVCGGLALAPVALTPPLTWPWLAGFLALGVAYSAPPLRLKTRPPLDSLSNGLYVLPGAAAYAAVAGRHPPLLAVAGGWLWTMAMHTFSAIPDIEPDRRAGIETTATKLGERRTYAYCAACWALAAVAFGLLDVRLGALIGCYPVGVVLVARSSVAADRAYWWFPAVNTVVGALITMGGLWRLVHG, from the coding sequence ATGACGGCGGCCGCGGCGCGGTACCTCCTGAAGCTGTCGCGCCCACGGTTCTGGCTCTACCTCGCCGGCCCCGTGGCGGTCGGCGTCGTCTACGCCGCCGCCTCGACGGCCGACCTCTTCACCCCGACGACGCTCACCCTCTTCGCGTACTTCCTTCTCCCCGCGAACGTCCTGCTCTACGGCGTCAACGACGTGTTCGACGTCGACGTGGACGCGGAGAATCCGAAAAAGGAGGGCCGCGAGGTGCGCTACGGCGGCGACCGACTCGTCCCCGTCGCCGTCGTCGTCTGTGGCGGCCTCGCTCTCGCCCCCGTCGCGCTGACGCCGCCGCTCACGTGGCCGTGGCTCGCCGGCTTCCTCGCACTCGGCGTCGCCTACAGCGCGCCACCGCTCCGGCTGAAGACGCGCCCGCCGCTCGACTCGCTCTCGAACGGCCTGTACGTCCTGCCCGGTGCCGCGGCCTACGCCGCCGTCGCCGGCCGCCATCCGCCACTGCTGGCCGTCGCCGGCGGGTGGCTGTGGACGATGGCGATGCACACCTTCTCCGCGATTCCCGACATCGAACCGGATCGGCGGGCGGGCATCGAGACGACGGCGACGAAACTGGGCGAACGGCGGACGTACGCCTACTGCGCCGCCTGCTGGGCGCTCGCCGCCGTCGCGTTCGGCCTGCTCGACGTTCGGCTGGGCGCCCTGATCGGCTGTTATCCCGTCGGCGTCGTCCTCGTCGCCCGGTCGTCGGTGGCGGCCGACCGGGCGTACTGGTGGTTCCCCGCGGTCAACACCGTCGTCGGAGCGCTCATCACGATGGGCGGGCTCTGGAGGCTGGTGCATGGCTGA